A single window of Acidiferrobacterales bacterium DNA harbors:
- a CDS encoding aquaporin family protein, whose protein sequence is MERNNLYAALFAEWLGTALLLATVIGSGIMAETLAGGNVAIALLANTIATGAILVVLITMLGPVSGAHFNPAVSLVFALKRDISWTVFGAYVALQILGGIAGMLAAHLMFEEPIFQLSEKVRTGGSQWFSEGVATFGLVLAILATLRARPSAVPMAVGLYITAAYWFTASTSFANPAVTIARSLTDTFSGIYPPHAPMFIAAQLVGAVVALFACNKLYGKTSPQSES, encoded by the coding sequence ATGGAACGAAATAATCTATATGCGGCACTATTTGCCGAATGGCTGGGAACCGCCCTGCTTCTTGCCACTGTAATCGGGTCAGGAATCATGGCCGAAACCTTGGCTGGCGGAAACGTCGCCATTGCACTGCTGGCCAATACAATTGCCACAGGTGCCATTCTGGTGGTACTGATCACGATGCTTGGACCTGTATCCGGCGCGCACTTCAACCCCGCCGTTTCGCTGGTTTTCGCGCTTAAGCGGGATATCAGCTGGACTGTCTTTGGTGCCTATGTCGCATTGCAGATACTTGGGGGCATTGCGGGCATGCTCGCAGCTCACCTGATGTTTGAAGAGCCGATATTCCAGCTGTCCGAAAAAGTCAGAACTGGCGGGTCACAATGGTTTTCCGAAGGAGTCGCCACCTTCGGACTGGTGCTTGCCATACTGGCAACGCTGCGGGCCCGACCGTCTGCCGTACCCATGGCTGTAGGACTGTACATCACCGCAGCGTACTGGTTTACCGCATCGACGTCTTTTGCAAACCCCGCAGTTACAATAGCGCGCAGTCTGACTGACACGTTTTCTGGAATCTACCCTCCGCACGCCCCGATGTTCATCGCTGCCCAACTGGTTGGCGCAGTTGTTGCGCTATTTGCGTGCAACAAGCTTTACGGAAAGACGAGTCCGCAATCCGAGAGTTGA
- a CDS encoding carbohydrate kinase produces the protein MYLVCGEALFDVFIDGENNNAGRLRLEAHPGGSPFNVSIGIARLGGRAALLTGMSRGTLGEHLVRTLKRESVSTQYLVRSGRRTTLSLVGVDDLGQPDYEFYGLGSADCSVTSELIPSIGPEVRGLHFGSYSIAVQPIADAFSTLATKNTNRFISVDPNVRTMVEPNTDIWRQRLNEYASSADLMKFSKEDLEIIYPDVEGDKIAEMLLEAGVKLVVITDGGRTVSAWTHNDHVVRVTPPATPVVDTVGAGDSFQAALLVKLSEDGNGNPKKAVESLGSKGLENLLNFAVQAARVTCRRRGADLPHRAELSDYVCNES, from the coding sequence ATGTATCTGGTATGCGGCGAAGCGCTGTTTGACGTATTTATCGACGGCGAAAACAATAATGCAGGCAGGCTGCGTCTTGAAGCCCATCCCGGGGGATCGCCCTTCAATGTTTCAATAGGCATCGCGCGGCTCGGGGGCAGGGCGGCTTTGCTGACTGGAATGTCCAGAGGAACATTAGGCGAACATCTTGTGCGAACCTTGAAACGGGAATCTGTTTCGACACAGTATCTGGTCCGCTCTGGCAGGCGCACAACACTCAGCCTCGTCGGCGTAGACGATTTGGGGCAACCGGACTACGAATTTTATGGACTGGGATCGGCAGACTGCAGCGTGACATCCGAACTCATTCCTTCAATCGGCCCTGAGGTGAGAGGACTGCATTTTGGCTCTTACTCGATTGCGGTGCAGCCGATAGCCGACGCATTTTCGACGCTTGCAACGAAAAATACGAATCGGTTTATTTCTGTTGATCCCAACGTCAGAACCATGGTGGAACCGAATACGGATATATGGCGGCAACGCCTGAACGAATACGCTTCAAGCGCTGATCTGATGAAGTTCAGCAAAGAAGATCTGGAGATAATTTATCCGGATGTTGAAGGTGACAAAATCGCTGAGATGCTGCTTGAGGCGGGTGTCAAGCTTGTCGTGATAACCGATGGAGGAAGGACCGTCTCAGCCTGGACTCACAACGATCATGTCGTTCGTGTGACGCCGCCCGCAACACCGGTTGTCGATACGGTTGGCGCCGGTGACAGCTTTCAGGCTGCTCTACTTGTGAAATTGTCCGAAGATGGAAATGGCAATCCGAAAAAGGCTGTGGAATCACTCGGCAGCAAGGGTCTTGAGAACCTGCTGAATTTCGCGGTTCAGGCCGCACGCGTCACGTGCCGAAGACGCGGTGCGGACTTGCCGCACCGGGCTGAACTCTCAGACTACGTCTGCAACGAGTCCTGA
- a CDS encoding ROK family transcriptional regulator has product MITAIRQAGALSKAEIARTTGLSGQAATVIVNALIEEGLLIKLKRVRGHVGKPFTPIALNPKGAFSVGVKIGRRSLETILVNFHGNVIASRTERYDAPLPVPTMTAAIKASEELIKSVESRLQRRIVGLGVAMPWDLHEWSDVLGLQSTLLENWRNIDVVDQFESSTGLAVSLFNDATAACAAEMIAGDRIRQRSAMYFFLGTFVGGGVVIEARLFRGDQINAGAVGSMPMSGTDSEGRPSQLIHLSSAIELERSLASAGIDVSDLFNFTPDDAAETIFEQWMHRMAPALAHAIISATSVIDFQEVVIDGILCPAWRKRIVETVSAECAKFNHAGLSPFEISIGTIGPSARVLGAALMPLMRRFSPDTDLLTKTGRTLRTPEAALTAEPQSLSAAMSGQE; this is encoded by the coding sequence ATGATTACAGCCATACGCCAGGCTGGTGCCTTGTCAAAGGCGGAAATCGCCCGCACTACCGGGCTCAGCGGTCAGGCAGCGACAGTCATTGTCAACGCATTGATTGAGGAAGGTCTTCTGATCAAGCTTAAGCGTGTGCGCGGCCACGTAGGCAAACCTTTCACCCCGATCGCTCTCAACCCAAAAGGTGCCTTTTCAGTCGGTGTAAAGATCGGCCGTCGCAGTCTGGAGACGATACTGGTAAATTTTCATGGCAATGTGATCGCATCACGCACCGAGCGTTACGACGCACCACTACCGGTACCGACCATGACCGCGGCGATCAAGGCTTCAGAGGAACTGATCAAATCGGTCGAATCACGATTGCAAAGACGAATTGTAGGTTTGGGCGTGGCGATGCCATGGGACCTGCACGAGTGGTCGGATGTATTGGGGTTGCAATCGACATTACTTGAAAACTGGCGCAATATCGATGTCGTGGATCAGTTCGAGAGTTCGACCGGTCTTGCGGTTTCGCTTTTCAATGACGCAACCGCGGCCTGCGCGGCGGAGATGATTGCCGGAGATCGGATTCGCCAGCGCAGCGCGATGTATTTTTTCCTGGGTACTTTCGTCGGTGGCGGCGTTGTGATCGAAGCTCGGCTGTTTCGCGGCGATCAGATCAACGCTGGAGCCGTCGGTTCCATGCCGATGTCCGGCACCGACTCTGAAGGTCGGCCCAGTCAGCTGATCCATCTGTCATCGGCAATTGAACTTGAACGCTCGCTTGCCTCGGCTGGAATTGACGTTTCGGACTTGTTCAACTTTACACCCGATGACGCGGCGGAAACTATTTTTGAACAATGGATGCACCGCATGGCGCCGGCCCTGGCACATGCCATCATTTCCGCAACGAGTGTGATCGATTTTCAGGAAGTGGTCATAGACGGAATATTGTGTCCCGCATGGCGCAAGCGTATTGTCGAAACCGTTTCGGCCGAGTGCGCGAAGTTCAATCATGCGGGACTGTCGCCCTTCGAGATTTCGATTGGAACGATCGGGCCATCCGCGCGGGTCTTGGGTGCGGCACTGATGCCGCTTATGCGAAGATTCTCACCCGACACCGATCTGCTGACAAAGACCGGCAGAACACTGCGCACACCTGAAGCTGCCTTGACAGCTGAACCCCAGTCTCTGAGCGCCGCCATGTCCGGACAAGAGTGA
- a CDS encoding sugar ABC transporter substrate-binding protein, translated as MKSTAIAASALAITVTFGAVMQSHAASVVSIATVNNGDMIRMQGLTDDFTSKNPDITLEWVTLEENVLRQRVTQDIATKGGQFDVLTIGTYEVPIWGNNGWLVSLNDLPSAWDADDLLPAMRNGLTVNGELYAAPFYGESSMVMYRTDLMAKAGMEMPMAPTWDFIRDAAKAMTDNDNGIYGICLRGKAGWGENMAFLTATANSFGARWFDENWKPQFDGDAWAATLNFYVDLMNNYGPPGASTNGFNENLSLFQQGKCGMWIDATVAASFVTNPNDSTVADSVGFALAPDNGLGKRGNWLWAWSLAIPAGSDATDAAKKFIAWATSKEYTELVASKEGWANVPPGTRMSLYANPEYAAAAPFAEMTLNSINAADPTNPTVDPVPYTGVQFVAIPEFAGIASQVGQEFSAALAGQQSVAEALAKAQALTADEMEAAGY; from the coding sequence ATGAAATCAACAGCAATTGCAGCCAGTGCGCTTGCGATTACAGTTACGTTTGGGGCGGTTATGCAGTCGCATGCCGCGAGCGTAGTATCCATAGCAACCGTAAATAACGGCGATATGATCCGAATGCAGGGACTTACGGATGACTTTACGTCGAAAAATCCGGACATCACCCTTGAATGGGTAACTTTGGAAGAGAATGTGCTGCGTCAGCGCGTCACTCAGGATATTGCGACCAAGGGCGGTCAGTTTGATGTCCTCACCATCGGAACCTATGAAGTGCCGATCTGGGGCAACAATGGCTGGCTGGTGTCTTTGAACGATCTCCCGTCGGCGTGGGATGCGGACGATCTGCTGCCCGCAATGCGGAACGGACTCACAGTGAATGGCGAGCTTTACGCAGCGCCCTTCTACGGTGAAAGTTCCATGGTCATGTACAGAACCGATCTGATGGCAAAAGCCGGCATGGAAATGCCCATGGCGCCGACTTGGGATTTCATCAGGGATGCGGCTAAGGCAATGACCGACAACGACAACGGTATCTATGGCATTTGCCTTCGCGGCAAAGCCGGTTGGGGCGAGAATATGGCTTTTTTGACCGCAACCGCAAACTCATTCGGCGCGCGCTGGTTCGACGAGAACTGGAAACCCCAGTTTGACGGCGATGCGTGGGCGGCGACACTCAATTTCTACGTCGACCTGATGAACAACTACGGCCCTCCGGGCGCCTCGACAAATGGATTCAACGAAAACCTTTCGTTATTCCAGCAAGGCAAGTGCGGCATGTGGATTGATGCTACAGTAGCAGCTTCATTTGTCACCAATCCGAACGATTCGACTGTAGCCGACAGCGTCGGATTCGCGCTGGCACCAGACAACGGGCTTGGCAAACGAGGCAATTGGCTGTGGGCCTGGTCACTTGCGATTCCAGCCGGTTCAGATGCGACAGACGCAGCGAAGAAGTTCATCGCTTGGGCAACCAGCAAGGAATACACTGAACTGGTAGCTTCCAAGGAAGGCTGGGCTAATGTCCCGCCCGGAACCCGCATGTCACTCTATGCGAATCCGGAGTACGCGGCAGCTGCACCCTTTGCTGAAATGACGCTGAACTCAATCAATGCAGCCGATCCGACCAACCCAACTGTTGATCCTGTGCCCTATACTGGCGTGCAGTTCGTGGCAATTCCCGAATTCGCGGGCATCGCTTCGCAGGTTGGCCAGGAATTTTCCGCCGCATTGGCTGGCCAGCAATCTGTTGCTGAAGCGCTTGCAAAGGCCCAGGCACTGACAGCTGACGAGATGGAGGCCGCCGGTTACTGA